The Deltaproteobacteria bacterium genome includes the window GCTCTCTTAATGTAGGGAGAATAAATCGCCATGTAGTCGTCTATCCCGAAAAATACATTCTCTGTTTCCATGGAGAATGCATATCACAGCCTCCATGATTGTGCAAGATTTATCTGTCGGAGTAGAAATAGTTCGAGCATAACAATTCCGCCCTTCCCGCTAATAAAGGGGAGGGGCGGAAATCTGAAAAAAGGAGAAAGGACATGACAAAACGGCTTCAGGTCTACAAGTGCGAGGTCTGTGGAAACATGGTGGAGATGGTCCATGATGGGGTCGGCCAGCTGGTCTGTTGCGGCCAGCCCATGAAGCTCATGGAGGAAAACACCGTGGACGCGGCCAAGGAGAAGCACGTCCCGGTGGTCGAGAAGACGGCGGCAGGTCTCCTCGTCAAGGTGGGAAGTGTTGCTCACCCCATGGAGGAGAAGCATTACATCGAGTGGATCGAGGTCATTGCGGACGGCAAGGCCTACAGGCAGTTTCTGAAGCCCGGAGACAAGCCAGAGGCCCTATTCTGCATCGAGGCCGCAACAATCACCGCCCGTGAATACTGCAACCTCCACGGGCTCTGGAAAGGATAAAAAGGCCATGCTTTCGAAATCGATAGAAGAGGCACTGAACAGGCAGCTCAACTGGGAACTCTACTCCTCTTACGTCTATTATTCCATGGCGGCCTATTTCGATTCCATCGATCTGGCCGGCGCATCCCAATGGATGAAGAGCCAGACACAGGAAGAGCTCCTCCATGCCACCAAGTTCTACGATTACATCGTCGAGCGTGGAGGACGGGTGGTCATGGACGCGATCCCCGCTCCAAAAACCGAGTGGGCATCCCCGCTTGAGGCCTTTGAGGACGCCCTCCATCACGAGGAGGACGTGACCCGGAGGATCAACGACATCATGAACCTTGCCGTTTCTGAAAGGGATCACGCCACCCAGATCTTCCTCCAGTGGTTCATCTCCGAACAGGTGGAGGAGGAGGCCTCGGTGAACGCCGTTGTCCAGAAGCTCAAACTGGCCGGCGGCTCCCCCGGCGGTCTTTTCATGATCGACAGGGAGCTCGCGGCAAGGCCCTTGGTATTCCAGCGGCCGGCAGCGAGCCAGGCGGACTGATGCTTAGATAATCGGGAAAGATCTTCTCACCACAAAGGACACAGAATTTACAGCGAACACCAACGGGCGCGGCAAATTGCCCGCGCCCGGACTTCTACATGAATGAGGAGAAGCCATGCAAAAGTATAAGTGCACCATCTGCGGGTATGTTTACGATCCGGCCCAGGGGGACCCTGCAAACGGCGTGAAGCCCGGGACCTCCTTTGAAGACCTTCCTTCGGGCTGGTCGTGTCCTGTCTGCGGCGCCACCAAAGACCAGTTCGAGCCCGTCTGATCCGGGAGGCCGGGCATGAAACAGGTTGTCATTTTCGCATTCAGGGGGGATCCCCTCTGCTTTGTCCACGTGCTCTTGAACGCCCTCGATCTGGCGGAAAAGGGCCTCGGCGGCAGGATCGTCATCGAGGGGGAGGCGACGCGTCTCGTCCCCGAGATGTCCCAGCCCGGACATTTCCTCCACGCCCTTTACGGGTCGGTCAAGGAAAAGGGCCTGATCGATGCGGTCTGCAAGGCGTGCTCCACGAAGATGGGTGTCCTTGATGCCGTCGAGCGGGAGGGGCTTCCCATCGAGGCCGGAATGTCTGGCCATCCGGCCATGTCACGATACGAGCAGGAAGGCTGTGAAATAGTAGTCATGTAATGGGTACATAGCCAAGCAGGAAGGATCGATCCAATCGGAACCCGTGGAACCCATAGGGTGCGATGGGTAACAATCTCCACCGTTAACAACACGATTACACGTTAATAGAACATGGAGAAGAAAATGAAGACAGTCGAGGTAAAAAAGGACATCTACTGGGTGGGCGCCGTGGATTGGACCATCAGGGATTTTCACGGATACTCCACGTACAAGGGGACGACATACAATTCGTTTCTCATGCTGGACGAAAAGGTCGTTCTTTTCGACACGGTCAAACACGACAAAGTGGATCAGCTCCTTGCAAGAATCCGGGAGATCATCGATCCGTCCAGGATCGACTTCATCGTAGTTAATCACGTGGAGATGGATCACTCGGGCGGGCTCTGCAAGGTGATTGACGTGGTGAAACCCGAAAAGATCATCTGCTCTACCATGGGCAAGAAGGCCCTACTCGAGCACTTCCACCGGGAGGACTGGCCTTATGAGGTGGCTGCGTCCGGCCAGACCATGAGTATGGGAAGGCGTTCTGTCCAGTTTATCGAGACGCGCATGCTCCACTGGCCGGACAGCATGTTCTCCTATATCCCCGAGGAAAAGCTACTCATTTCAAGCGATGCCTTCGGCGAACACTGGGCGACGAGCGAACGATTCGACGACGAGGTGGACTTCTCCGAGCTCATGGCGCATAACGCCAAATATTATGCCAACATCCTCCTTCTCTATTCACCGCTTGTTCAAAAACTCCTTCAGAAGGTCAAGGAGATGGGCCTCGAGATCGACACCATCGCCCCGGACCACGGGCTCATCAAGCGCGCCCATGTGGGCGACATCCTTGCCGCATATGACGCCTGGTCCCGCCATGAGGCCAGGAAAAAGGCCATCGTGGTTTACGACACCATGTGGCACAGCACGGAGCTCATGGCCAAGGCGGTCGCGGACGGCCTCAATCGTGAGGGAGTGAGCGTCAACATGCTCGACCTCCAGGTGAATCACCGCAGTGACATCATGACCGAGGTCCTGGATGCCAAGGCCATCCTCCTCGGTTCTCCGACCCTCAACAACGGAATGCTCCCACGCATGGCCGGATTCCTCGCCTACATGAAGGGACTCAAGCCCGCGAACAAGATCGGCGCGGCCTTCGGTTCGTATGGGTGGAGCGGGGAGGCGGTAAAGCTCATGAACGAGGTGATGGCGGATCTCAAGTTCACCTTGCCAGAACCCGGAATCCGGGTGAAATACGTCCCCACCGAGTCCGATCTCAGGGAATGCACCGAGATGGGAAGAAGAATCGGCCGGGCCGTGAACGAAGCGCTCGGAAGCTGACAGCCAGGGAGAGATACCATGAAGATCACCGTGGATAGAAACGTCGTCGAATTTATGCCCGAAGGTCCCCAAGAAACCGCGTCCATCGAAACCCTCTGGCGGGTTGTGGTGGACTGCGCCCGGGAAAACAAGAAGCTCGTTCCCATCGGGGAATACATCCCCTTGAAGGAGAATATCGCCCGTTTCATGATCGAGGGCATACCAGGCGGAGCAACCACTTGGTCGAACGAAGTCGCAGCCGAAGATTGCACCGTATTCTGCGCCGTGTGCAACAAGTACATGAACGTAAAGAAGGGCCACTCAATCCCTTACTGCTGTGGTCGTGTCATGGAGGCAGTTGATTGATCGCATGCGCTCTCAGCAATCGGCATCTTGATGAGGGCATTTCTCCGATTAGTTTTCTCCGACGGAAGATACGTGCACTTTTGGCAACGGAAAGGCCCGAGGCCGTCATCGAGGCCTTTCCCCCTTCTGGGTACCGCGGCCTTGTAAGTCCCCTCATCTCCCTTTTCTACGAGGGGGATGCCCGCATCAGGGATGGGGCCATTGCTGCCTTCGGGTTGCTCCTTGCACGCATCGCAGACGAGGACATGGAGGCGGCCCGGGTCGTCATGAGGCGTCTCATGTGGAGTCTCAACGACGAATCAGGAGGGATCGGATGGGGCGCGCCTGTGGCCATGGGCGAGGCCATGGCGCAACACCAGGGCCTTGCAGAAGAATACGCCCCGATCCTCCTCTCCTACATCAGGGAAGACGGGAACTATCTTGAGCTTCCCGCCCTTCGGATGGACGCCCTCAGGGGGATCGTCCGCCTCGCAGGGGCCCGGCCCCATATCCTTCGCTCGCTCGATGCGAGGAAACACATCGAGCCATGCCTTGCCTCGGAGGATCCGGAAGAAAGACGCCTTGCCGAATCGGCGCTCAGCCGACTTTAACGTGCCCTGTTTTCTTCAGGCGAAAGGCCTTCAAGGATCACACCGAGGGCCCGTGCCGTCTCTCCGATGACCTTGATGCATTCCCGCCGGGGACCTGATGACGGGTCGGACCGGAAGGCCTTCACCTGTTCCCGGTCCCTCCAGTCCACCCGGGCGATGTCCCGGCAGTGGATGCCTCCGTAGCGCGCAGTGATCTCGTCAAACGCCTTTACCATCCGGGCGCTCAGTCTCCACATGTCCCGATGGTCCCGGGCGGAAGGCTCCTTTTTCCCTGTAAGGACGCCGATGGCAGCG containing:
- a CDS encoding desulfoferrodoxin; the protein is MTKRLQVYKCEVCGNMVEMVHDGVGQLVCCGQPMKLMEENTVDAAKEKHVPVVEKTAAGLLVKVGSVAHPMEEKHYIEWIEVIADGKAYRQFLKPGDKPEALFCIEAATITAREYCNLHGLWKG
- a CDS encoding ferritin produces the protein MLSKSIEEALNRQLNWELYSSYVYYSMAAYFDSIDLAGASQWMKSQTQEELLHATKFYDYIVERGGRVVMDAIPAPKTEWASPLEAFEDALHHEEDVTRRINDIMNLAVSERDHATQIFLQWFISEQVEEEASVNAVVQKLKLAGGSPGGLFMIDRELAARPLVFQRPAASQAD
- a CDS encoding rubredoxin encodes the protein MQKYKCTICGYVYDPAQGDPANGVKPGTSFEDLPSGWSCPVCGATKDQFEPV
- a CDS encoding cytoplasmic protein; amino-acid sequence: MKQVVIFAFRGDPLCFVHVLLNALDLAEKGLGGRIVIEGEATRLVPEMSQPGHFLHALYGSVKEKGLIDAVCKACSTKMGVLDAVEREGLPIEAGMSGHPAMSRYEQEGCEIVVM
- a CDS encoding FprA family A-type flavoprotein — its product is MKTVEVKKDIYWVGAVDWTIRDFHGYSTYKGTTYNSFLMLDEKVVLFDTVKHDKVDQLLARIREIIDPSRIDFIVVNHVEMDHSGGLCKVIDVVKPEKIICSTMGKKALLEHFHREDWPYEVAASGQTMSMGRRSVQFIETRMLHWPDSMFSYIPEEKLLISSDAFGEHWATSERFDDEVDFSELMAHNAKYYANILLLYSPLVQKLLQKVKEMGLEIDTIAPDHGLIKRAHVGDILAAYDAWSRHEARKKAIVVYDTMWHSTELMAKAVADGLNREGVSVNMLDLQVNHRSDIMTEVLDAKAILLGSPTLNNGMLPRMAGFLAYMKGLKPANKIGAAFGSYGWSGEAVKLMNEVMADLKFTLPEPGIRVKYVPTESDLRECTEMGRRIGRAVNEALGS
- a CDS encoding C-GCAxxG-C-C family protein; this encodes MTPEDMALKAQKLFNEGFHCSQAVFAVGAEKIGLPDDRAQLVIASLAPFGGGLGSSGDVCGSLPGALAAIGVLTGKKEPSARDHRDMWRLSARMVKAFDEITARYGGIHCRDIARVDWRDREQVKAFRSDPSSGPRRECIKVIGETARALGVILEGLSPEENRAR